In the Pleurodeles waltl isolate 20211129_DDA chromosome 3_1, aPleWal1.hap1.20221129, whole genome shotgun sequence genome, GCTCCCTTTCTCATTGCCTGTCACTGAGCTCCAACTGGTGGATTGCAGTTCAGAAGGGCTTGGGCTGACAGAGCCCACTTCAGTCCAGCCGTGGCTGGAGCACCAAAGAATTCACGTTGATTCAGGTTGTCCCTTTCTTCTTCATTTACTGGAGGGGATCTCTGCTTGCCATGCTTCCTCCCAGGCCCGGACAGCCTTCTCATATTCAGCATTCTTGGCAAAGTGACCAAGCTTCAGTGTTCATTCATTGCATATGGCCTTCACCGCCACCACTTTGAGAGCTGTCAAGGTGGTTAGATCGAACTCCATGCTGCATTAAACTTGTAAAATGTGCACACATTGGAatacaaaataatttgaaaaaatcaagAAAGACCTGATGTCAATTAAAATTAAAAACCAGTTTAATGTCAGTTcaatctagtttttttttaacttctaatgGAATAGCTGAGCGGTACTGCTAACCACAAGTTCTTGATCCCAttgctgaacaccaatgtgagaataGTGATTGTACTACTTGTGGTTTACTAGCATCCACCTCAACTAACTTACTTACTCATAGCTTTCAAAAACGTTTTTCTAATTTGTCTTCTTAATTTGAAGTTTGCTGCAGATATGTAAAGCAGGGGCAGAGGAAAAGGGTGGCCCAAAAGTACAATTTCCAATTTTAATTTCAATTAGAAATGATTGCTCACCAATTCATAAAAACAGGTGAATGGAATAACACTAAACTTGGCATGAAGTTAGAACTTTTCTCAAGGATtgtgcttttttgtaatttggtataaattccttcagctgtttttgagaaattagctaTTAAAGAGGGGATCAGTTCGAATGAAGTGATTAGTCCTCAAAAAAAGTTACAGATATCTTGAGTGTTGGAAAGATGTATTTCTGATTTTCCGATAACATTAGCAGTGTTTCATGACTTTGTATGAAAGTTGGCAGCTGATTAGCAAGTTACCCTTATTCTTTGCATTTTAAAATTTGTGAAGAAACATCAAGGGAGGCACTTTAAaaagagacacacaaaaaagggagcacactgcctcacactccagcataaaatagccccaatgcatcatgataaatgcagtcatttgatttaaagatagagacatttttcaaaaagtctttcaccttaagtaggtgcagcaagtgccgtatctctggacacgtgtttctggctttcggccgtcatcagcagagagaaaatatatctgaaggggttgcttgaaatgccgctgaacgtcttcacaggtttttgtaccactcagtaggcgaacaggtgcatcaccagagctcgtcagctcgtaggctcatgggagctgtcaattagacacacaaaaaaagggagcacactgcctcacactccagcataaaatagccccaatgcatcatggtaaaagcagtcatttgatttaaagatagagaaatttttcaaaaagtctttcaccttaagtaggtgcagcaagtgccgtatctctggacacgtgtttctagctttcggccgtcatcagcagagagaaaatatatctgaaggggttgcttgaaatgtcgccgaacgtcttcacaggtttttgtaccactcagtaggcgaacaggtgcatcaccagagctcgtcagctcgtaggctcacaggagccgtcaattagacacacaaaaaaagggagcacactgcctcacactccagtgcAAACTTGAAAGGGCACAGGAAAAAGAGAAGCATGAGCTTTACACATTGtaaccacacacacaagtctaaAGGAAAAATACCAATTCATGTTCAATTCCTGGagctaaaacactacaaaataccgTATCATCCATTCACAACACAGCAGGACGTGCAGTAGATTCATCACTATTTGGAATCATCCATTGTGGAGCAACAAAAATGGAACCAAAATAGCAATGactaagtgttggaaatggccctctctacatggtcagtcccaaactttttgcctccttcatctGCAcataggacttccagaagtgactctaagggctagtctgCTCGCCTCttcttcagagccacagggacataacagtatcccaccatcttgaacccatacTTGGATCCAACTCGAATGAGTCCTAAACCTGTAAGAGGTGGCCACGCACTTGTGGACCATTGGTTGTGGTGACCAGATATTTTCcgttggcgctttttgcttttaagtgctattttgcaCCTAAAATGTTAAGAATTCctaactttggttctactgattggattatagCAATCTTGGTGTCAACCAATTTATTAAAAAtgattctatgtttttttaattggtttgggattttattatgttgtgttttcactttattactgtttgtgtgctgcctaaatagtttacacattgcctctaagttaagcctgactgcttttatgccaagcaacccagggttaagcaaaggttaatttagtggaTTTTTGAGGTTCACTCTTCAAAGGATTGTGGCAgttgcttaaccagggctcacaccacacttaaccagcaactcaatttctcacactaTGAATAATATAATCGGCATGCCAAAACATTTGAAACCCAAAAATGCAGGAAGGACAATATCACTCTGAATATCTGTGGCCAGTAGAGTGAGTTTAAATGCACCATCAGAATTTAAAGGCCCTCAATGATTTCAATACACACATTGGAGAGGTctttttgaaattaagaggggtgtctgtggtggactTGCAGTAGTTGAacttttaatttgctgacaaatgtgaCAGCTAAAGAAATACAGTTTTGTCTGCTTGTACAGACTATGTCACCAATAACATATCTGAAGTAGGGAAACTGTAGCAGCCACATCAGCATGTGCTGATACCAACCCCTTGTGTAGCCATGATTAGTTCtaactttgtgagaaagtagcctctttctagcatagatacccccactttttggcctgtttgtgagtgtgtgtcagcgtGTTTtaactgtcttactgggatcctgcaagccaggaccccagtgcttatagataaaaaccctatttgtcagtgtcttttcccctgtctcactgggatcctgctagccaggacccaagtgctcatatttgtggcctatgtgtgtgttgtcagtatgcgtaactgtgtcactgatgttctgctaaccagaactcgagtgcttatgctctctctaataccaaattagtcactacattttagtgactccatattccaattccaattggcacactggaccctccttataagtccctagtacacggtacctaggtacccaggactttTGAAACCCCAAAGAtccttatggtctgcagcatttcttttgccacccataagaagctcagacaaacctttcttcaggactgccactgcagcatgagtgaaatagtgcacacactatttcactgccattttcactacacttaagtttttttttttttttacatctgttcATTCAACTTAATTCAAAACATAATTCAAAAACAGCAGTACATTCCACTTAACTTAGTGAAAGAATACTCAACTTCTCTACACATGTATATTTTTGAGTATTGGTAGTTTTTGCACAATACGGGTACATTTTAGCGTACTGACATGCAACTTAACATTGTGTAACTTTTAACACTAGTCATATCTATTATTATGTTTAGGTATATATATATCGATATCGAGAATAGTGATGGTAGCATTAGGCTATGTAGGCACGAGAGGTATCTATACTTTGCGTGTGCTTAGTGTGGTTAGTTAGTAATATCGGAACAGGGCTATCGGGTTAGTGGTGCACAAGCTCAGCGCTTCGGTTCACCCTTAGGTGAGGCTCCGTTTGGTAATTGGGAAAATAACCTCCCAAGGGTTGCAAGCAAATATAAAGCACCAGTATGTTCGAAATGTTGTTCTTGGCTTGTATGACTGCATTCTCCAGGGGTGTAGGATGATATTACACCAAAATAATTTAGTACATGATGTTACATCAATGTAATCTAAATATAATCCCAAAGTAACCTTCACtgtttaaagtatttaaacatATCTCTAGATGTGTCTGGTAATGTTGATTTGCATAGTAAGAGTGAGACCCACTCTCCTGTACAGTAAATATGCTTGTTTGTCAGATTTTGGTGTGTTCACTCTACATTACAGGCAtatgttgcattgggataccagggattgttttttcatgtggtgtcctgccatttgataaagtttgttttgaccaatgactttgtgtttcaccactgcgcatattagttgctcaatgttcaccagtagcacatggtatgttttgttcagttgagccgcctattggctttgacatggcattagccattactttctgtattcagtttagccgtctatgggctttgacattgcattagtcattacattctgtattgtgcctataggctttgacatggcattagccattactttctgtattcagttgagccgcctatgggctttgacattgcattagccattacattctgtattctgcctattggctttgacatgctgtatccagtctagccgcctattggctttgacattgcattcctattggctttgacatgatgtattcagtttagctgcctattgactttgacatgctattagatattctgcctattggctttgacatgatatcatatattacattttgtattcagctccgctgcctattggctttgacatgatatcatatattacactttgtattcagctccgctgcctattggctttgacatgatattatacattgcattttgtattcagctccgctgcctattgactttgacatgatattatatattgcattttgtattcagcttagatgcctattggctttgacatgacactagacattgcatttgatatttaggttagctgcctattgcctttaacatgacattgcatttgatatttaggttagctgcccattgcctttaacgtggagttctgtatttttccaagctgtgtttttgcaccagagaaccaagatgttttgctctcacagtagactagacctgataagagagagtacatgggcgtcgtttctcttcccttgagcttgggaacaggagtagtcttggagacctggccagtctccaaaaggcttgctcagtttcccaggtctgagaggagggggcacacctttgtaacgaatgtaacaggctgcagagagtcagattcgaatctgccggacctcgtgctggagcttggcgcaggctgccagcaatcccgtgtgggtagatgaatctctctttctcgcggttgacaggggtcctcagcttgcagaccttagaaagatgaagctgtgaatagttcccacacggtgaagtatttgttttgctttgcatacaatatcttataaatataacctgctgtgtatattgcaaactgatatattttgtttgattaacgcggacttgaaagctactaattcgtcattcattcataaacattgtggttggggaagaataaaataacaataaaagtcttctttgacctcagaagtgcatttctgttgtgttatgttagtgcttagaaattaaataagaggaaagcactacaattggtaccagaagtggggtgtcggtcattaagaggtgattaaagggtttgacgagttggtagatttctaagtgcacactttaaaagtgtaattgttttttgttgtttggagaattacagaaattgttttctgtttggagaatcacagtagcacggcagaccatgtctgagaatacatgtgttgatgaactgcctgatggtgctaagaaaaactgtgaattgttttctgtttggggaattacagaagaaaatgcatgtgtagctaaaatgcctgatgttgttttgagaaataattcctgttgtatatatgtagaaaaagtgtgttttggaagtaatgatgacagaaaggtctggatacctttatctgcttacagagaaatgcaggagaaatgtaggaagttggaacatgaaaataggaatttacgtgagcaaattagcccgactgaaagttataaaagggctgtttttgaagaatcgttcttgtcccattccagtaatgagggggttaagacagctccgagctgcactgagctttcgtgtgagccagggtttttggcagccaaagtgcattccttaactgataacacggacgacgagttaccgttgcaaaatgcacaagtaaaaggaaagattttagagcaagacaccccgagtttcattagtttgtttgatttttggaaaaagaatagccctcatttgagagaaatcctaacacttttgtacatggtcactgtgaaaaataatatgcagctgcgcgcttgtgatttggcaaatgaaataatgcagactttaggtttctgcgcagtgcaagaaggaaatacttatgtacatttaaatcatgaacaagggaagaaaatagtgcccctagctagaatcatacaatggatctggtacttgcaagacagggctagagtaccacagataaaagaattaccaatgaaattgtgtgcaccatttgaattcgtgtctactgaagataaaaagcatgtttgttttactgatgattcattgactgaaatgttgttttctggcaccgtagaaggaacagagttgtataatgtgtgtcagattttaaagcaagagctacgtgagatgtgtcatttttacgctgatttttggttctttgataatgttttagccacatggcttgtacctaactggttcaattaccttgcagatgttaatgagaaaaatgcagagagagaagtgttcacccagaattctgccttagtggggatggctatgtgggtgccccagaaatgtgaaaaggccacttacaggtgggcagagatgagagtgatgcacattcccctagatttgataaaaactgtgcagcacgcacaaaagcaatctgtcatgcaagcagtcacagagcagttggggagaggaaagttaccagaacagaaatggcaaattgatcaggttttagggagagtgattgctgcaaattaccaaggaaaaatcgaaattatgctgatacctagaaaagaatctgattcattcatacaaattggagacagaatggcccaacttgacaaaaatgcagtgaatggaggtttggtaaagaaggagtctgccccagcccttctgacagtgcaagaaaagggaagctgtggtgcagcagataaaaacctcagtactgatgtgtgggctgaagccccaagtgatcctccagaacctgcagagaatataacaaagggccccaaaaacgtcctgctgattataaaacggggaaagaaagaggaagggtgcagtttaaatgaaaaatgttatttgcaagaaaagtcatacttgtttcttttgcagatcctaccacgtttcgccactgtccctgagtgtgctgcgtggtcccccttccggtgtgtgcgtgtgggatcggggaagggaccgaatccccaacctgaacctggctgagtaaagtgccagcaccatggatccattttgcgcaaactgcgccttcagttcaagttcaacttgtttgctgtgtttttttttttttcccctctcgtatggaactctgacttttgcttaccttccagaaaacctttcaggtggaccgtgcacctttacatgagcagaactcatgccacatcaaattgctaacactgttgaattagagactcattcagaagaaaaaaaaaaaaaaaaattgcccagtcttttctatgtagatgtatctgatgtgaaaggttatgaaatcaatgtgttaattcacttctattgctttacagggattgctttgatcataatgtttttttttttgtgctgatggtttttttttttgtttgtttgaaatatgagatatgtgaaacaaaaattcattggtcaaagggcggaatgtcctgccatttgataaagtttgttttgaccaatgactttgtgtttcaccactgcgcatattagttgctcaatgttcaccagtagcacatggtatgttttgttcagttgagccgcctattggctttgacatggcattagccattactttctgtattcagtttagccgtctatgggctttgacattgcattagtcattacattctgtattgtgcctataggctttgacatggcattagccattactttctgtattcagttgagccgcctatgggctttgacattgcattagccattacattctgtattctgcctattggctttgacatgctgtatccagtctagccgcctattggctttgacattgcattcctattggctttgacatgatgtattcagtttagctgcctattgactttgacatgctattagatattctgcctattggctttgacatgatatcatatattacattttgtattcagctccgctgcctattggctttgacatgatatcatatattacactttgtattcagctccgctgcctattggctttgacatgatattatacattgcattttgtattcagctccgctgcctattgactttgacatgatattatatattgcattttgtattcagcttagatgcctattggctttgacatgacactagacattgcatttgatatttaggttagctgcctattgcctttaacatgacattgcatttgatatttaggttagctgcccattgcctttaacgtggagttctgtatttttccaagctgtgtttttgcaccagagaaccaagatgttttgctctcacagtagactagacctgataagagagagtacatgggcgtcgtttctcttcccttgagcttgggaacaggagtagtcttggagacctggccagtctccaaaaggcttgctcagtttcccaggtctgagaggagggggcacacctttgtaacgaatgtaacaggctgcagagagtcagattcgaatctgccggacctcgtgctggagcttggcgcaggctgccagcaatcccgtgtgggtagatgaatctctctttctcgcggttgacaggggtcctcagcttgcagaccttagaaagatgaagctgtgaatagttcccacacggtgaagtatttgttttgctttgcatacaatatcttataaatataacctgctgtgtatattgcaaactgatatattttgtttgattaacgcggacttgaaagctactaattcgtcattcattcataaacattgtggttggggaagaataaaataacaataaaagtcttctttgacctcagaagtgcatttctgttgtgttatgttagtgcttagaaattaaataagaggaaagcactacatgtGGTTTGTTGGGTTATAATTCCCATATGGGGGAGACATGAGATACTACACTTTGTCATCTGCGGGTAATTCCAtctatttgtgtatatttgtaaatttctGCCTAGTatcgagtagtgtgtgtgtgtaataaatttacttttactttatcaaaagaaaaagcacagactggacaattatttattgagtgccatgcttgTGTGTTCATGTATGGGGattcctagcccacaccacctcccttaagTAAGCCATGGACTGCtcagcaacgctaccctatgagagtcaagcactaaaATGGGGTGGTTGGTTCCCAGTGGCGCTTgtgtgcagacccattacttgtgcaggccacacaactaatgacccaccttacACTTACTGTCAGACTTCATAATCCTTTTTTTTCCTGAAGTGTCTGACACCAACATTTTGGCAAATTGGTGCAATCAACTTATTTCTTATACCACAATAGCAAgggcagaaaaacaaaacatattcaATTGTTTCAGGCTAAAAAATGGACAATGAGCATCTCTTGGGTTTGCCATTTTTCCCCAACTAGCTGTAAACGAGGCAGGCAATAAGGTCCCATACCTGAATTGTAGATAGAGCTTCCTGGCAATAGGGGGCTCTATTTCATCCAGGAACTGTTCTTTCTGAAAGTTATATTTTAACATTAGGAAGGCTGATGCCAAAGACCCATATTAGGTTGGCATTGCAGTAAGCCTATTTGAcactgccaaatagccttctttatTTGCCCCTTAGAAGTCACACTAGCCTCTTCCAAAGCAGTCCTCAAGTGGTCAAACCGAATGTCCACTAAGGTTGTTCTCACATGCCTGATTCATGAAAGATCTTTTGCACCTAAGAGGGACAGACGTTTGGCCATTACCTGCTGGTAGAAGCTCAGTTCTGGAGTTGCCCACAGCCTCCTCCAGAACAGGAGGGTTTGTAGCCTAGCTACCTGTGTAATATTTTTTAACCCCACATCTAGTCTAGTCAAAGGGGAAGCAATAGTGTACTAATTGGAAGACCGGTCAATTGCCTCATGAAGCAATTTTCAACAACATCTAGGGCTGTGGCCTCCATGTGGCCCCAAAGTTCTGCACTTTACAATGCAGACCCAAGTGATTGGCAATTATAGACCTGTAGTGACGGCGAAATGGGGTGAAATTGGAAACCTTTGAATATCTTCAATACTCCCCCAGTAGTCTGCATTAGTACAAGTTTGGTAATGTGGGTCTGCCAGTGGAAGTGTTCATTCAAAACCATGCCCAGGTATTGAAAAGTCTGGACTCACTCCAGTGTGGAGGGGGGGCTTCTCAACATGGGGTTAGGTCTAGAGGAGTGACAGAGGTTAAGcaccatatactttgtttttgtTAGGTTAATATTTAGGCCTCTCACTTTACTCAAACTTATGTAAAAACAAAATTGCACTCCCATAAGGGACTTAGATAGGAGCAGCATGTCATTTTCAAACATCAGTGCAGGAACACTGACATTTGTCAAGCAATGTGGATCCAATGCAACGTGATCCATTTGCAACCAAGCCAtttataaaaagcaaaaacaaggtggGGGCCAAGATGCACCCCTGCCTAACTCCACTACTGACTGGGAACTGATCAGTCAGTtcccacaactggccacaccttaCTCGGGCATTGTTGTGGTCATGAAGCCTTATCAGTAAATTTAGTAAACAAAGCGGAACTTCCATGTCAGCTAAATTTTgccatagcttgaatccagtaacaGCATTGAATGCTACCCTTAAGTTGACAAATACCACATACAGTCCCCCACAACCTAGCTTTACAAACTTCCAGTACAATATCTGTAACCAGAAAACCTGGTCAAACGTGCTAGTGTGTGCCCTAAATCTTGCCTGCAATGTAGCCAAGGTGTTCGATGTAGGCATTCAATTTTGCAATTGGTCCAAGATGACCCTCGCCAAGAGTTTTGAGCACTATCAATCAGGCTTATATGCCTTTAGTTTGAGGGAAGATCTCTagatactttttttaaatatagaaactATCTCTGTACCTGCCAAGTGGCAAGAATTTGGGCCCCTTACAATATGGCATTAAATAATACAATGATGTATGTGATCCACATATCCACCTCATCCATAAAGAGGTTGCTGGGTACCTTATCTAGCCTTAGGGCtttgttcatcatcatcatcaagagacaccttcccacacataaacaatcatacccctcaacgaAGACATCTTTGCACGATGGTTCAAGGATGCCTCCATTGGCGTTGCAGCTGAATTTAGTGCCAGcataggggacaacacaggggtggaccatattcatttaaatacggtgcatccctgtgtgtttctaaagtgatgcagtgcagcgcgGCCAATTTTGCTGCAGCACTGTGCTGGCCTCCACAAGAAAATGATCCCTCAGCTTTTGGAACATTTGGGTatggatttcaatttttttttataatgccaCACCATCTTCCCTGAAGGTTTTTGTAGAGGCAGCAACCCCCCCATCCCATAACCGACCACCCCATTGACTTCAGCTACTGATTCCCTGAGCAAGATAACAAGAGCTTCTTTTGATCCTTCACCAATTAGAGAACAGGGTTAGCCTACTATCTAAGGGTTCCTTGTGATTTCACTGAGCTAGGGAAAGTAAGCTGCTCAATTCCGGTGTAAGTGCACTATGATCACTGTCCTGGTGTGAAGTACCACCATTTCTACCAACTTAGGCCATAGCCAAACATCAAGCAGAATATAGTTGATGAGACTTGTGCTCTGTGGTCGATTTAATGTATGATTACCGTCTTGATCTGACCATGACCTGATGTTACAGGCTCTCAGCTACTGATTTGTTACAACAGAGTTGAGCTGCAGAGCCAAAGTAGACTTATTTCTTTATGGGGGACATTGTCAGTGCCGGTATCAATCATGATCAATCTTCCTCAATTGACTGGGACCAAACATGCATGTAAAGAAGTTCAAAATGGCAATTGAAGTCTCTCCTATAACTTAACAGTCTCTGCAGTTGGCCAACaataaacattataaataaaaaagTGTAGCCATGCCACACAGCAGATCTGTGTATTCCAAGTCTACTTTCTTGGCACAGCAAGAAAGGGTTGTCTTACTCCAAG is a window encoding:
- the LOC138285351 gene encoding uncharacterized protein gives rise to the protein MSENTCVDELPDGAKKNCELFSVWGITEENACVAKMPDVVLRNNSCCIYVEKVCFGSNDDRKVWIPLSAYREMQEKCRKLEHENRNLREQISPTESYKRAVFEESFLSHSSNEGVKTAPSCTELSCEPGFLAAKVHSLTDNTDDELPLQNAQVKGKILEQDTPSFISLFDFWKKNSPHLREILTLLYMVTVKNNMQLRACDLANEIMQTLGFCAVQEGNTYVHLNHEQGKKIVPLARIIQWIWYLQDRARVPQIKELPMKLCAPFEFVSTEDKKHVCFTDDSLTEMLFSGTVEGTELYNVCQILKQELREMCHFYADFWFFDNVLATWLVPNWFNYLADVNEKNAEREVFTQNSALVGMAMWVPQKCEKATYRSYHVSPLSLSVLRGPPSGVCVWDRGRDRIPNLNLAE